The following coding sequences lie in one Streptomyces albofaciens JCM 4342 genomic window:
- the recN gene encoding DNA repair protein RecN, with the protein MRIRSLGVIDDAVVELSPGFTAVTGETGAGKTMVVTSLGLLLGGRADPALVRIGAKSAVVEGRIAVGPAAPAAVRAEEAGAELDDGTLLISRTVSAEGRSRAHVGGRSVPVGLLGELADDLVAVHGQTDQQGLLRPARQRQALDRYAGDAVSVPLAEYTTAYRRLRAVAAELDELTTRARERAQEADLLRFGLEEIAAADPQPDEDTELAAEAERLGHAEALASAAAAAHAALAGNPEDLEAVDATTLVAGAHRALDAVRSHDPALSALTERLGEIGILMADVAGELASYADGLDADPLRLAAVEERRATLTHLTRKYGEDVAAVLAWAEEGAARLAELDGDDDRIGELTAERDELRAELGRLAQALTDAREASAKRFADAVTAELAELAMPHARVSVRITQTETGEDDGIEVGGRTVAFGPTGADEVELLLAPHPGTPPRPIAKGASGGELSRVMLAVEVVFAGSDPVPTYLFDEVDAGVGGKAAVEVGRRLARLARSAQVVVVTHLPQVAAFADRQLLVEKTHDGSVTRSGVTVLEGEERVRELSRMLAGQEDSETARAHAEELLETARAGR; encoded by the coding sequence ATGCGGATCAGGTCCCTGGGCGTCATTGACGATGCCGTCGTCGAGCTGTCGCCGGGTTTCACGGCGGTGACCGGCGAGACGGGCGCGGGCAAGACCATGGTCGTCACCAGCCTCGGGCTGCTGCTCGGCGGGCGCGCCGACCCCGCCCTGGTGCGGATCGGCGCCAAGTCGGCGGTCGTGGAGGGCCGCATAGCGGTCGGCCCCGCCGCCCCCGCCGCGGTGCGCGCCGAGGAGGCGGGCGCCGAGCTGGACGACGGGACGCTGCTGATCAGCCGCACGGTCTCGGCCGAGGGCCGCTCGCGCGCCCATGTCGGCGGGCGTTCCGTACCGGTCGGACTGCTGGGGGAGTTGGCGGACGACCTGGTCGCGGTGCACGGCCAGACCGACCAGCAGGGGCTGCTGCGCCCGGCCCGCCAGCGGCAGGCCCTGGACCGTTACGCGGGCGACGCGGTGTCCGTGCCGCTCGCCGAGTACACCACCGCCTACCGCCGCCTGCGCGCCGTCGCCGCCGAGCTGGACGAGCTGACCACCCGGGCCCGCGAGCGCGCGCAGGAGGCCGACCTGCTGCGCTTCGGCCTGGAGGAGATCGCCGCGGCCGACCCGCAGCCCGACGAGGACACCGAGCTGGCCGCCGAGGCCGAACGGCTCGGCCACGCCGAGGCCCTGGCCTCCGCCGCCGCTGCCGCGCACGCCGCGCTGGCCGGCAACCCCGAGGACCTGGAGGCCGTGGACGCCACCACCCTGGTCGCGGGCGCGCACCGGGCGCTGGACGCCGTACGCAGCCACGACCCGGCGCTGTCCGCGCTCACCGAGCGGCTGGGCGAGATCGGCATCCTGATGGCGGACGTGGCGGGCGAACTGGCCAGCTATGCGGACGGGCTGGACGCGGACCCCCTGCGGCTGGCGGCCGTGGAGGAGCGCCGCGCCACCCTCACGCACCTGACGCGCAAGTACGGCGAGGACGTCGCCGCCGTGCTGGCCTGGGCCGAGGAGGGCGCGGCCCGCCTCGCCGAACTGGACGGCGACGACGACCGGATCGGCGAACTGACCGCCGAGCGGGACGAGCTGCGCGCGGAACTGGGCCGTCTGGCGCAGGCGTTGACCGATGCCCGCGAGGCGTCGGCGAAGCGATTCGCCGACGCGGTGACGGCCGAGCTGGCCGAGCTGGCCATGCCGCACGCCCGGGTGAGTGTGCGCATCACCCAGACGGAGACCGGCGAGGACGACGGCATCGAGGTCGGTGGCCGCACGGTCGCCTTCGGTCCCACCGGCGCCGACGAGGTGGAACTCCTGCTCGCGCCGCACCCCGGCACCCCGCCCCGCCCGATCGCCAAGGGCGCCTCGGGCGGTGAACTCTCCCGTGTGATGCTCGCGGTGGAGGTCGTCTTCGCCGGTTCCGACCCCGTGCCGACGTATCTGTTCGACGAGGTGGACGCGGGCGTCGGCGGCAAGGCCGCCGTGGAGGTCGGCCGCCGCCTGGCCCGCCTGGCCCGGTCGGCGCAGGTCGTGGTGGTCACCCACCTCCCGCAGGTCGCCGCGTTCGCCGACCGTCAGCTGCTCGTGGAGAAGACCCACGACGGCTCGGTGACCCGCAGCGGCGTCACGGTCCTGGAGGGCGAGGAGCGGGTCCGCGAACTGTCCCGCATGCTCGCGGGCCAGGAGGACTCCGAGACGGCCCGGGCACACGCGGAGGAACTCCTCGAAACCGCCCGCGCGGGGCGCTGA
- a CDS encoding LacI family DNA-binding transcriptional regulator — protein sequence MVHASNERRPTLEAVAARAGVSRATVSRVVNGGAGVRGEVRERVRRAVADLGYVPNSAARSLVTRRTGAVAVVIAEPETRIFADPFFGRQLRGISRELSAADTQLLLLLQETRADHQRTGRYLSAGHADGVLMFSLHRDDPLPAMAEASGLPTVYGGRPGWAGAEHALYVDTDNRDGARQAVRHLRDRGRRRIAVITGPLDQTSAQDRLDGYRDALDPAAADPRLIADGGFTAQGGERAMAELLAAAPDLDGVFVCSDLMASGALRTLRAHGRRVPEDVGVVGYDDLDPAAWTDPPLTTVRQDVEEMGRLMARLLLRRLAAGPGAARDEPAPVVTPATLVVRESG from the coding sequence ATGGTGCACGCATCAAATGAGCGGCGGCCGACGCTGGAAGCCGTCGCCGCCCGGGCCGGCGTCTCGCGCGCCACGGTCTCACGGGTGGTCAACGGCGGTGCCGGAGTACGCGGTGAGGTGCGCGAACGGGTCCGGCGCGCGGTCGCCGACCTGGGGTACGTACCGAACAGCGCGGCCCGCTCGCTGGTGACCCGGCGCACCGGCGCGGTCGCCGTGGTGATCGCCGAACCGGAGACCCGGATCTTCGCCGACCCGTTCTTCGGCCGCCAACTGCGCGGCATCAGCCGGGAACTGTCCGCCGCCGACACCCAGTTGCTGCTCCTCCTCCAGGAGACGCGCGCCGACCACCAGCGCACCGGCCGCTATCTGTCCGCCGGGCACGCCGACGGTGTGCTGATGTTCTCGCTGCACCGCGACGACCCGCTGCCCGCGATGGCCGAGGCGTCCGGCCTGCCCACGGTCTACGGCGGCCGCCCCGGCTGGGCCGGCGCCGAGCACGCGCTGTACGTGGACACCGACAACCGGGACGGCGCCCGGCAGGCCGTACGCCATCTGCGCGACCGCGGCCGCCGCCGGATCGCCGTGATCACCGGCCCGCTCGACCAGACCTCCGCCCAGGACCGCCTGGACGGCTACCGCGACGCCCTGGACCCCGCGGCGGCCGACCCCCGGCTGATCGCGGACGGCGGCTTCACCGCACAGGGCGGCGAACGCGCCATGGCCGAACTGCTCGCCGCCGCCCCGGACCTGGACGGCGTCTTCGTCTGCTCCGACCTGATGGCCTCCGGCGCCCTGCGGACGCTGCGGGCGCACGGGCGGCGGGTGCCGGAGGACGTGGGCGTGGTGGGCTACGACGACCTGGACCCGGCGGCGTGGACGGACCCGCCGCTGACCACCGTGCGCCAGGACGTGGAGGAGATGGGCCGCCTGATGGCGCGGCTGCTGCTGCGCCGCCTGGCGGCCGGGCCGGGCGCGGCGCGGGACGAGCCGGCCCCGGTGGTCACACCGGCGACGCTGGTGGTGCGGGAGTCGGGGTGA
- a CDS encoding LysE family translocator, whose protein sequence is MTAALLGFALFALLVSMAPGPDTLLVLRNCLRGGRRAGAASALGSAAGSLVWAATAAAGLAAALQRWDAAFMAVRLVGAAYLVVLGAQALWTYRKAATGATEAVREHTGDDAAALGPLRAFRLGLFGCLLNPKVGIFFVAAVPQFLPEGHSAFAVTLLFGAVDAVIAGTWLLLVAVCAGRLLEWLRRPKVHRNLERGTGGVLLALGIGTAAETLRA, encoded by the coding sequence GTGACCGCCGCTCTTCTCGGCTTCGCGCTCTTCGCCCTGCTGGTGTCGATGGCCCCCGGGCCGGACACCCTGCTGGTGCTGCGCAACTGCCTGCGCGGCGGCAGACGGGCCGGGGCGGCCTCCGCGCTCGGTTCCGCGGCGGGCTCGCTGGTCTGGGCGGCCACCGCGGCGGCCGGGCTGGCGGCGGCGCTGCAACGCTGGGACGCGGCCTTCATGGCCGTACGGCTGGTGGGCGCGGCCTACCTGGTGGTGCTGGGCGCGCAGGCCCTGTGGACGTACCGGAAGGCGGCCACGGGCGCGACGGAGGCGGTGAGGGAGCACACCGGAGACGACGCGGCGGCGCTCGGCCCGCTGCGCGCGTTCCGGCTGGGGCTCTTCGGCTGCCTGCTCAACCCCAAGGTCGGGATCTTCTTCGTCGCCGCCGTCCCCCAGTTCCTGCCGGAGGGGCACTCGGCGTTCGCGGTGACGCTCCTCTTCGGAGCGGTCGACGCCGTGATCGCGGGTACCTGGCTGCTGCTGGTCGCCGTGTGCGCCGGACGGCTGCTGGAGTGGCTGCGGCGGCCCAAGGTGCACCGCAACCTGGAGCGCGGCACCGGCGGCGTCCTGCTGGCGCTGGGCATCGGCACGGCGGCCGAGACGCTGCGCGCCTGA
- a CDS encoding PucR family transcriptional regulator: MGPEAKIEAVITVRRALELPALRRGLPEVVAGEDRLDRAVRWVHAGEVPHIASLLKGGELLLTTGLGLGARPSEQRAFVRELADRDIAALVVELGSRFDALPSAVVDSARACGLPLVQLHREVPYVVVTEEIHTELVNSHYLLLRQADELLRSCTDVLLRGGGAPEVLRRLAAFTGNPLCLEAPDGSPLYAAGPDDGGAADADPLQAWEGLRETGLRVDVPGGGPGPDAVRARLVLLPVNGPVAPVHRIAAERLADLLAVVMLQSRQEEVLAARGRGDFLADLAEGRITAGEAPAQARLLGFRPGAEPIVPVVMRLPSQLPAPGSWAVLARALREALSALGVPVLLGVRPVEGRVPLLVAPRAGQDRTAVADRVAEALRAGVVRAGADRPAARRPVVVVGAAGDWAAAGPGLAHATEAAAAAQGLPEQPWHDARRLDIELLLWRMREHGEQDVLTDFVDRAIGPLLLHDRSARQPLLPTLEAYLASAGRKAETARDLNVNRQTLYDRLARIAQLLGTDLDDPQTVLGLRLALRARRHTDRG; the protein is encoded by the coding sequence ATGGGGCCGGAAGCGAAGATCGAAGCGGTGATCACGGTACGCAGGGCACTGGAGCTGCCCGCGCTGCGGCGCGGGCTGCCCGAGGTGGTGGCCGGCGAGGACCGTCTGGACCGCGCCGTGCGCTGGGTGCACGCGGGCGAGGTGCCGCACATCGCCTCGCTGCTCAAGGGCGGCGAGCTGCTGCTGACCACCGGCCTCGGCCTGGGCGCCCGCCCCTCCGAGCAGCGCGCCTTCGTCCGCGAGCTGGCCGACCGCGACATCGCCGCCCTCGTGGTGGAGCTGGGCTCCCGCTTCGACGCGCTGCCGTCCGCCGTCGTCGACAGCGCGCGGGCCTGCGGCCTGCCGCTGGTGCAGCTGCACCGCGAGGTCCCGTACGTCGTCGTCACCGAGGAGATCCACACCGAGCTGGTCAACAGCCACTACCTGCTGCTGCGCCAGGCCGACGAGCTGCTGCGCAGCTGTACGGACGTCCTGCTGCGCGGCGGTGGCGCCCCCGAGGTGCTGCGGCGGCTGGCCGCCTTCACGGGCAACCCGCTGTGCCTGGAGGCCCCCGACGGCAGCCCCCTCTACGCGGCGGGCCCGGACGACGGCGGTGCCGCGGACGCCGACCCCCTCCAGGCGTGGGAGGGGCTGCGGGAGACCGGCCTGCGGGTGGACGTGCCCGGCGGCGGGCCCGGTCCGGACGCCGTACGGGCCCGGCTGGTCCTGCTGCCCGTCAACGGGCCCGTGGCGCCGGTGCACCGGATCGCCGCCGAGCGCCTGGCCGACCTGCTCGCCGTCGTGATGCTCCAGTCCCGGCAGGAGGAGGTGCTGGCGGCGCGCGGGCGCGGCGACTTCCTGGCCGACCTGGCGGAGGGCCGGATCACCGCGGGCGAGGCCCCGGCGCAGGCCCGTCTGCTGGGCTTCCGGCCGGGTGCCGAACCGATCGTGCCCGTGGTCATGCGGCTGCCGTCGCAGCTGCCCGCGCCGGGCAGCTGGGCGGTGCTGGCCCGCGCCCTGCGCGAGGCACTGTCCGCCCTGGGCGTGCCCGTCCTGCTGGGGGTACGGCCGGTGGAGGGCCGGGTGCCGCTGCTCGTGGCGCCGCGCGCGGGCCAGGACCGTACGGCCGTCGCCGACCGGGTCGCCGAGGCGCTGCGCGCGGGTGTCGTACGGGCCGGGGCCGACCGCCCGGCGGCGCGGCGCCCGGTCGTCGTGGTCGGCGCGGCGGGCGACTGGGCGGCGGCGGGCCCCGGGCTCGCGCACGCGACGGAGGCGGCGGCCGCCGCGCAGGGCCTGCCGGAACAGCCCTGGCACGACGCGCGCCGCCTCGACATCGAGCTGCTGCTCTGGCGGATGCGCGAACACGGCGAACAGGACGTGCTGACGGACTTCGTGGACCGTGCCATCGGTCCGCTGCTCCTCCACGACCGCTCCGCCCGCCAGCCGCTGCTGCCGACGCTGGAGGCGTACCTGGCCAGCGCCGGACGCAAGGCCGAGACGGCACGCGACCTCAACGTCAACCGGCAGACGCTGTACGACCGGCTGGCCCGGATCGCGCAGCTGCTGGGCACGGACCTGGACGATCCGCAGACTGTGCTCGGGCTGCGGCTGGCGCTGCGGGCTCGGCGGCACACGGATCGGGGGTGA
- a CDS encoding glycoside hydrolase family 16 protein yields the protein MTTKIPTGRRLRARTAAVLGSLGAALALVVAWPAAQPTATAGEPAAKFAEVWRTDFNGPAGSRPPSGDWITDTGKGYPGGPANWGTGERQTYTDRPENLQLDGAGHLKITALKKNGTWTSGRIETRRTDFAAPARGKLRIEARIKMPDVSGDAALGYWPAFWTLGAQFRGNYWNWPGIGEYDIMENVNGHNRVWGVLHCGVNPGGPCNESQGRGNSRVCPGASCQAGFHTYALELDRTGPTEYLHWSVDGQRFHTVSSADMDAATWANTTHHGHFILLNLAMGGAFPDGVAGRATPTDATRPGGSLLVDHVSVSVQQGATA from the coding sequence ATGACCACGAAAATACCGACAGGGAGGCGGCTGCGGGCGAGAACCGCGGCAGTCCTCGGTTCGCTCGGCGCCGCCCTCGCCCTCGTCGTCGCCTGGCCGGCCGCCCAGCCCACCGCCACGGCCGGCGAACCGGCAGCCAAGTTCGCCGAGGTCTGGCGCACCGATTTCAACGGCCCGGCCGGCTCCCGCCCGCCGTCCGGTGACTGGATCACCGACACCGGGAAGGGCTACCCGGGCGGCCCCGCCAACTGGGGCACCGGCGAACGCCAGACCTACACCGACCGCCCCGAGAACCTCCAGCTCGACGGCGCCGGACACCTGAAGATCACCGCCCTGAAGAAGAACGGCACCTGGACCTCGGGCCGCATCGAGACCCGCCGCACCGACTTCGCCGCCCCGGCCCGCGGCAAGCTGCGCATCGAAGCGCGCATCAAGATGCCGGACGTCTCCGGTGACGCCGCGCTCGGCTACTGGCCGGCGTTCTGGACCCTCGGCGCACAGTTCCGCGGCAACTACTGGAACTGGCCGGGCATCGGCGAGTACGACATCATGGAGAACGTCAACGGGCACAACCGCGTCTGGGGCGTGCTGCACTGCGGCGTCAACCCGGGCGGTCCCTGCAACGAGTCGCAGGGCCGCGGCAATTCACGCGTCTGCCCGGGCGCCTCCTGCCAGGCCGGCTTCCACACCTACGCCCTGGAGCTGGACCGCACCGGCCCCACCGAATATCTGCACTGGTCCGTGGACGGGCAGCGCTTCCACACCGTCAGCTCCGCCGACATGGACGCCGCCACCTGGGCCAACACCACCCACCACGGCCACTTCATCCTGCTCAACCTCGCGATGGGCGGCGCCTTCCCGGACGGCGTCGCGGGCCGTGCCACCCCCACCGACGCGACACGCCCCGGCGGCTCCCTGCTCGTCGACCACGTGTCCGTCTCCGTACAGCAAGGAGCCACCGCATGA
- a CDS encoding glycosyltransferase family 4 protein, which produces MTSIPAPPHGRSPLRTVQVLGRGGAGSAAHVRSLAAGLVARGVRVTVCAPPDTEGAYDYTDAGARFVPVPPRADPASVTSLRAACGDADLVHAHGLRAGLHASLALQGARGRQVPLVVTWHTKAPAEGPGARLVRLLERRVARAAAVVLGACSDLVDRARERGARDARLAPVAVPAPRPGGRPLTAEDRPAHKLRAELGAVDRPLLLVVGRLETHQGHDLLLDAAHAWCALDPQPTVVVAGEGGLRATLQRRIDTEALPVRLLGRRDDVPELLAAADLLVLPSRWEARSLIAQEALRAGVPLVATDVGGTRELVGRAAELVPYGDAAALARTVLGLLADPARRDALAAAGRAQAAGWPTEDATVAQVLSVYDELMQRREG; this is translated from the coding sequence GTGACCAGCATCCCGGCCCCGCCGCACGGACGGTCGCCGCTGCGCACGGTCCAGGTGCTGGGCCGCGGCGGCGCGGGCAGCGCCGCCCACGTCCGTTCGCTGGCCGCCGGGCTGGTGGCCCGTGGGGTCAGGGTGACGGTGTGCGCCCCGCCCGACACGGAAGGCGCGTACGACTACACGGACGCGGGCGCCCGCTTCGTACCCGTACCGCCGCGTGCCGACCCGGCGAGCGTCACCTCGCTGCGCGCCGCCTGCGGGGACGCCGACCTGGTGCACGCGCACGGCCTCCGGGCGGGCCTGCACGCCTCGTTGGCCCTCCAGGGCGCCCGCGGCCGCCAGGTGCCCCTTGTGGTCACCTGGCACACCAAAGCGCCTGCGGAGGGGCCGGGCGCCCGCCTCGTGCGCCTGCTGGAGCGGCGTGTGGCACGGGCCGCCGCGGTCGTCCTGGGCGCCTGCTCCGACCTGGTGGACCGGGCGCGCGAGCGCGGCGCCCGGGACGCGCGCCTGGCCCCCGTCGCCGTTCCGGCGCCCCGGCCGGGCGGCCGCCCGCTCACCGCCGAGGACCGTCCGGCCCACAAACTGCGCGCCGAACTGGGCGCCGTCGACCGCCCCTTGCTCCTCGTCGTCGGCCGGCTGGAGACCCACCAGGGCCACGACCTGCTGCTGGACGCGGCGCACGCCTGGTGCGCCCTGGACCCGCAGCCGACGGTCGTGGTCGCGGGGGAGGGCGGGCTGCGGGCGACGCTCCAGCGGCGCATCGACACCGAGGCACTGCCGGTGCGTCTGCTCGGCCGCCGCGACGACGTGCCCGAACTCCTCGCCGCCGCCGACCTCCTGGTGCTGCCCAGCCGCTGGGAGGCCCGCTCGCTGATCGCCCAGGAGGCGCTGCGGGCCGGGGTGCCGCTGGTCGCCACCGACGTCGGCGGCACCCGTGAACTGGTCGGCCGCGCCGCCGAACTGGTCCCGTACGGCGACGCCGCCGCCCTGGCCCGTACGGTCCTCGGCCTGCTCGCCGACCCCGCCCGCCGGGACGCGCTCGCCGCGGCCGGCCGCGCGCAGGCCGCCGGCTGGCCGACCGAGGACGCCACGGTCGCGCAGGTGCTGAGCGTCTACGACGAGCTGATGCAGCGGCGGGAGGGCTGA
- a CDS encoding beta-1,3-glucanase family protein, with translation MISRRTLLGGLAASAAAGAGASVLLNSTAGAAPVIGTAAAGLPLHVVNRTGRYANNAIWIYIVGNTGGQQVRVTANGEIKPIALSDNRPDGFTDYGIPLAANGDTTLRIPRMSGRIYASLGSKLKFKAVKDGNGRPALAYPAGWVSGDPNYQIVHDCAEFTYDQAGMHCNTTAVDMFSVPMSIRLVGTRDQTAGALKAGARSRIFSEIGRTPGFGRLVVGDKRVIAPSHGLDAGLFDGNYFAPYIDRSWNAYTAKDLKVTTNRGTFTGRVSGGQFHFRGPAQFSIAKPSTRDVLFCHGALQAPNDGLRGPVAAVLGAALNRATLADHAAQPTTDPGTFYKGQLANHYARVLHEQSADGKAYGFAFDDVGNFASYIEDGAPREMTLTLTAF, from the coding sequence ATGATCTCCCGTCGTACCCTGCTCGGCGGTCTCGCCGCGAGCGCCGCCGCCGGAGCGGGCGCGAGCGTCCTCCTGAACAGCACCGCCGGGGCCGCACCGGTCATCGGCACGGCGGCGGCCGGACTGCCGCTGCACGTCGTCAACCGGACCGGCCGCTACGCCAACAACGCCATCTGGATCTACATCGTCGGCAACACCGGGGGCCAGCAGGTACGGGTCACCGCCAACGGCGAGATCAAGCCCATCGCGCTCTCCGACAACCGCCCGGACGGCTTCACCGACTACGGCATACCGCTCGCCGCGAACGGCGACACCACCCTGCGCATCCCGCGGATGTCCGGCCGCATCTACGCGTCGCTCGGCAGCAAGCTCAAGTTCAAGGCCGTCAAGGACGGCAACGGCAGGCCCGCGCTGGCCTACCCGGCCGGCTGGGTGTCCGGCGACCCCAACTACCAGATCGTGCACGACTGCGCGGAGTTCACGTACGACCAGGCCGGCATGCACTGCAACACCACGGCCGTCGACATGTTCAGCGTCCCGATGTCCATCCGCCTCGTCGGCACCCGGGACCAGACGGCCGGGGCGCTCAAGGCCGGTGCCCGTTCCCGCATCTTCTCGGAGATCGGCCGTACGCCGGGCTTCGGCAGGCTCGTCGTCGGCGACAAGCGCGTCATCGCCCCCAGCCACGGCCTGGACGCCGGGCTGTTCGACGGGAACTACTTCGCGCCGTACATCGACCGCTCCTGGAACGCGTACACGGCCAAGGACCTGAAGGTCACCACCAACAGGGGCACCTTCACCGGCCGGGTCAGCGGCGGCCAGTTCCATTTCCGCGGCCCCGCCCAGTTCTCCATCGCCAAGCCCTCCACCCGCGACGTGCTCTTCTGCCACGGCGCCCTGCAAGCCCCCAACGACGGTCTGCGCGGCCCGGTCGCCGCGGTGCTGGGCGCCGCCCTCAACCGCGCCACCCTCGCCGACCACGCGGCCCAGCCCACCACCGACCCGGGCACCTTCTACAAGGGCCAGCTCGCCAACCACTACGCGCGCGTACTGCACGAGCAGTCCGCCGACGGCAAGGCCTACGGCTTCGCCTTCGACGACGTGGGCAACTTCGCCTCGTACATCGAGGACGGCGCGCCGCGCGAGATGACGCTGACGCTGACGGCGTTCTGA
- a CDS encoding glycoside hydrolase family 15 protein: protein MHVAGRIEDYALIGDMQTAALVCRDGTVDWLCLPRFDSPAVFAGLLGTEENGFWRLGPAHGPDGAPVPADRRRYRGDSLVLESEWDTPRGTVRVIDFMPPREDATPQLIRIVEGVSGRVPMRSALRMRFSYGWVVPWVHKVDERTVAVAGPDSVWLDTDAETYGKDLTTYADFTVGPGERIAFTISWQPSHSRPPHVPEPEAALEATEDFWREWVDHCTYHGPYRDAVVRSLITLKALTYAPTGGIVAAPTTSLPEDIGGSRNWDYRFTWLRDAAITLSSLLRTGYREEARAWREWLLRAVAGDPENLQIMYGIAGERELGENELTWLTGYEDSRPVRVGNGAAGQLQLDVYGEVTEALHLAHNTGLARNDYASLLQLKLIQWVEKHWDEPDEGIWEVRGPRRHFVHSKVMTWVAVDRTIKLIESGDVDGPLDRWRQLRETIHREVCEKGYDKERNTFTQSYGSKELDASLLLIPQMGFLPPDDKRVIGTIEAIQRELGTEDGFILRYPTSGEDAGVDGLEGDEGAFLACSFWLADDLAMIGRVEEARILFEKLLSLRNDLGLLAEEWDSRLQRQVGNFPQAFSHVPLIDTALRLTASGAYGG from the coding sequence ATGCACGTGGCCGGGCGCATCGAGGACTACGCACTCATCGGCGATATGCAGACCGCCGCTCTTGTGTGCCGGGACGGCACGGTGGATTGGCTGTGCCTGCCCCGCTTCGACTCACCCGCGGTCTTCGCAGGACTGCTGGGCACGGAAGAGAACGGTTTCTGGCGGCTGGGGCCCGCGCACGGGCCCGACGGCGCGCCGGTGCCCGCGGACCGCCGCCGCTACCGGGGCGACTCGCTCGTCCTGGAGTCCGAGTGGGACACCCCGCGCGGCACGGTGCGGGTGATCGACTTCATGCCGCCGCGCGAGGACGCGACACCGCAGCTGATCCGTATCGTCGAGGGCGTCAGCGGGCGGGTGCCGATGCGTTCGGCGCTGCGCATGCGGTTCTCGTACGGCTGGGTGGTGCCGTGGGTCCACAAGGTCGACGAGCGCACCGTCGCGGTCGCCGGGCCCGACTCGGTGTGGCTGGACACGGACGCCGAGACGTACGGCAAGGACCTGACGACGTACGCGGACTTCACCGTCGGCCCGGGCGAGCGGATCGCCTTCACGATCAGCTGGCAGCCCTCGCACAGCCGCCCGCCGCACGTCCCGGAGCCGGAGGCGGCGCTGGAGGCGACCGAGGACTTCTGGCGCGAGTGGGTGGACCACTGCACGTACCACGGCCCGTACCGGGACGCGGTGGTGCGCTCGCTGATCACGCTCAAGGCGCTCACGTACGCGCCGACCGGCGGCATCGTCGCCGCGCCCACCACCTCGCTGCCCGAGGACATCGGCGGCTCGCGCAACTGGGACTACCGCTTCACGTGGCTGCGCGACGCGGCGATCACCCTGTCCTCGCTGCTGCGCACCGGCTACCGGGAAGAGGCCCGCGCCTGGCGCGAGTGGCTGCTGCGCGCGGTGGCCGGCGACCCGGAGAACCTCCAGATCATGTACGGGATCGCGGGCGAGCGGGAGCTCGGCGAGAACGAGCTGACCTGGCTGACCGGCTACGAGGACTCGCGGCCGGTCCGGGTCGGCAACGGCGCCGCCGGACAGCTCCAGCTCGACGTGTACGGCGAGGTCACCGAGGCGCTGCACCTGGCGCACAACACGGGCCTGGCCCGCAACGACTACGCCTCGCTGCTCCAGCTCAAGCTGATCCAGTGGGTGGAGAAGCACTGGGACGAGCCGGACGAGGGCATCTGGGAGGTGCGCGGCCCGCGCCGGCACTTCGTGCACTCCAAGGTGATGACGTGGGTCGCGGTGGACCGCACGATCAAGCTGATCGAGTCCGGTGACGTGGACGGCCCGCTGGACCGCTGGCGGCAGCTGCGCGAGACGATCCACCGGGAGGTGTGCGAGAAGGGGTACGACAAGGAGCGCAACACCTTCACGCAGTCCTACGGCTCCAAGGAGCTGGACGCCTCGCTGCTGCTGATCCCGCAGATGGGTTTCCTGCCGCCGGACGACAAGCGGGTGATCGGCACCATCGAGGCCATCCAGCGGGAGCTGGGCACCGAGGACGGCTTCATCCTGCGCTACCCGACCTCGGGCGAGGACGCGGGCGTGGACGGCCTGGAGGGCGACGAGGGCGCGTTCCTGGCGTGCTCGTTCTGGCTGGCCGACGACCTGGCGATGATCGGCCGGGTCGAGGAGGCCCGCATCCTCTTCGAGAAGCTGCTCTCGCTCCGCAACGACCTGGGCCTGCTGGCCGAGGAGTGGGACTCCCGGCTCCAGCGCCAGGTGGGCAACTTCCCGCAGGCGTTCAGCCACGTTCCGCTGATCGACACGGCGCTGCGGCTGACGGCCAGCGGGGCGTACGGCGGGTAG